GAAACCTAATTTCCCAATTTGAAAACCCTGAGTTCCTAATCAGAAACCCTAACCTACCCATTTTCTTCTCCCTTCAGCCGCCGAACCCCACCCCTCTTCAGCGTCACACACTCACCCCTAATCCCCAAGTCAGCGCCGTTACCCCCCATCACACACCCTCACCTCAGCTCCACGCGTACTCAGCCTCACCACCCTCTCATCAACGCAACACACATGCACAGCTCCACACTCATCGATGGAAGAGAAGGAAGACGCCGCTGCCCTCGCGCCGTGCCGCCGTACTCCACATCGTTGTTGTCGACATTCGTGGAGGAAGAGAAGTCAAGCGCGCCAGAGAAGAGTGAGAGGGGGACACCGCGATGGGCTGTTCTGCTGCCGAGGGTCACGTCACAGTTGTTGAAGCCATCAATGTCGCCGTCGCTGGAGGAGTTCCGTGCGTCGCCATCGCCATCGTCGCTGGTGTGGTCGGAGCCGCCATCGCTGGAGAAAGAGCAAGCGCGAACctgaggagggagagagagagatacgACGCAACCGAGGAGGAAGGAGAAGTCTTCTGTCACTGCAGCCACGTCTCTTCACCGCCGCTACCGTCGATGGAAGTCGTCGCCGTCGCCGAGCCGCTGCATCGCCGGACATCATTGCTGGAGGACCGAATGGAGAAGCTCGTCAGTTCTTCTTCTGCCTCTGGTTTCTGGAATCCGAGAAGACGCCACCGCCGTTGCTGGAACTGTTATTGTTGCTCTGGCCCTGCTCTGGCTCCACTCTGAATCGTTACCGTCACTGTTTGGCTGATGTTGAGGCCTTCCACCATCACTGGGGCTTCCCAGAATTATCGTGATTGCTGCCAAGAGAGCTGAATGGGTGCTAGAAACTGCTAACGGAACTACCATGTTTGATTATTTCTACGAGTTGcgacattgaggtaggggatttatttttaaagttaaacaTTTTTagtttagaatgcctacaaagttattggataagtgcaaatggttaacaatggttaagaatttcttaattaacatgaatgacttgaaatgcatttgGAATTAGTTAGTCGTTGTGATTATTCTGAGCTGTGATTGAACTTAGATGCTgttgtgaataatgattaatttagtgtAACTTATGAAGTTGAAATATGCCGAGTTAATTGTTGAACAACTGTTGTAtggataattgatgaattgagtttagATTGTTGCTGtgaatgtctttgggctttgttgtgagtgCTTGAAGCTGTAATTGATATTGTTTTCTCTGATTTTGATGGAATTGTTGAAAAGTTCTGACTCTATGTGATTATACTGGATTAATTGAGTTGTGTGGCTGAAATTATGATTGGAATGATTGAGATTTTTTATTGGAACTTCGGTTGAATTCGTTGATTTTATGAAATTGAATTATGAATTGTTTGATGAGAGATTATTGTGATTTCGGTATTTTGATGGGTTAAATTGAAATTGTTGCTGTTGAGTTGGTTTACTGTAATGGACTTAGTTAGTGATTAATTGAAGTTGGGCTTAAGAAATAATTGGAAGACTGAATCTTGAAATGATATGAGAGTAAAGGCTGAGTAAACTATAATAAAAGTAGTTGTTGGGATTCAATTTTGAGAAGTTTGAGTTAACTATAGaactagttatgatttttcaaagttaaaatgtaaaaCTTAATTTTCTGCATTACTTTTAAATAAAGCCGGAGACTttgaaaatctataactaattctgtgatgatcGGAATTGCGTGGGACCAAGTCTGGATTAAGCTTTGGAATATAAGAAGCTGGACTGGTGGATTTGAggctttttcattaagtttatgatttatggtgaatttttgaattaTGAATGTCAAATCTGGTTTTCTGCAGAACGCTTAACACAGCAGCAACTTGTTTTCTCTATTAGGAATTctccagtttgaattttgaaatggaactAATTTTAAATGAAACTCTGGTCCTAgtactttaatttcataaaaatttagaattgttaGAGTTGTGGTTTTAAAGATATGGATTATTAAAGTAAGATGTATTATGCAGTAAAAATCAGGTTTTGTTTTCTAAGTCAGTAACTTTGagactttataatttttaattctggaATGATATTGAGATGCAACCAATTGGAAGTGAAATTTGAGTATGTTTAgtatatatgatttaaattttagggtttttcattttttaataaatgagttatgggacttggaagaggttgtgttcaatgatttgtaaaacagacttcagcagaaaattacctaacttccaagctatgtaactccttcattaaaaatggtatgaccctggaaataattgagaaagaaatttcgataagttatgtttaaccacattaattttgaaggtggttggatttaatttagattttatatgaaatttcgaatgttgtacgctgctgctgtcttctggttttaaggcactacagagcagtcacggttttgcttatattcctGAAGTTAGAGCCAGCAAAAAattgtaattttggatttaacAGAAAGCTTAATCTGAGACGGTCGCATGGATACAAAGTTTGCATAATTCCGAATtcgtttgatattttaaaaataaaactgaaattagactgctgatgttgttttggtgattacttggatatggaatttgagaaatagattttctatactattgtcaaatgtttttgagaatatattatTGTGGCAATTGTTGAGAAAGGTTTGATgaaatgttgagaaagagggaacctgtAAGGGTGGTTAAATCCGAGTTTTAGGGGGAGGTGctgtcaaaattttataaaaatctgaggttttattcgAAAAGtcattttaaaagatttgaacttgaaaaattatattatttgcgTTTTATCTAAATAAGAGAAGAATTATACtattttgaatttggaattatCAAGGAATGGTTTATGTTTCAagtttgaattatttaagaaaggaattatgttttgaattcaaCTTAATATGAAAAGAGTTATGCTTTGGGCTTGAAATAGAGGATTACTTTTCAAGAGTTTggtgaattttataatatttgaatccgaatgttaaagagaaatggtttgagctaagatgttgtaaaagtgaaagatgtgaagtttgtatagtatgattgaatttGTATAGTATAAttgaacaaagaaagaaagaggtactgcataagaatgtgaaaatgatgatgaataatgagaatgataatgaatgatgataatgagaatgattatgtaatgatctgctgcgtgaaggcagtcagatagatagtggtacgaccacagaacgttttccagtgttATACAGCTATTGAGAGttgtacctgcaactgataacctaggatcacttgcagaggatattaattcatacatggctagaatgccgcacctgtaaggcaaggattgcttacagagaatgacttcatacacggctggaatgccgccacctgtaaggcagagtttgtttacagaggatatgacgcatacgtcagttagtgagaactgtacctatgctgactggaaaaccatacaTGTTTCAGCTGCTTcaggttacgtcgggagcgggtagaaaccgacaaatgagctcattacctgcactagggcta
The DNA window shown above is from Arachis ipaensis cultivar K30076 chromosome B08, Araip1.1, whole genome shotgun sequence and carries:
- the LOC107611873 gene encoding uncharacterized protein LOC107611873, which gives rise to MGCSAAEGHVTVVEAINVAVAGGVPCVAIAIVAGVVGAAIAGERASANLRRERERYDATEEEGEVFCHCSHVSSPPLPSMEVVAVAEPLHRRTSLLEDRMEKLVSSSSASGFWNPRRRHRRCWNCYCCSGPALAPL